In Edaphobacter dinghuensis, a genomic segment contains:
- the mtgA gene encoding monofunctional biosynthetic peptidoglycan transglycosylase produces MTTPTGTQPEIPLKKSLRLLSIARWLVIILALSWLLAALTLLAARWIDPPTTAVHVQRRLQAFILRKPYNDRYTFIPLNQISPNLQHAVIAAEDARFYQHHGFDWHAIQIAAKEDMEGDRTRGASTITQQLVKNLFFGTGRSFLRKGAEASLVPVAELVLGKRRILEIYLNVVEWGPGIYGADSASRYYYRTPARNISRQQGARLAAILPAPLKRRPERMNSYSAIILRRMSQMGW; encoded by the coding sequence GTGACTACACCAACAGGCACGCAGCCCGAGATTCCGCTTAAGAAGAGCCTTCGTCTTCTATCCATCGCTCGATGGCTTGTCATCATTCTGGCGTTGTCGTGGTTGCTTGCAGCACTTACTCTTCTTGCCGCCCGATGGATCGACCCGCCCACAACAGCGGTACACGTCCAGCGCCGTCTACAGGCATTCATTCTCCGCAAGCCGTATAACGACCGCTATACATTTATTCCACTCAACCAGATCTCACCCAACCTCCAGCACGCCGTCATCGCCGCAGAGGACGCGCGCTTCTACCAGCACCACGGTTTCGATTGGCACGCAATCCAAATCGCCGCCAAAGAAGATATGGAAGGCGACCGCACCCGCGGAGCGTCCACCATCACGCAGCAGCTCGTAAAAAATCTGTTCTTCGGAACAGGCCGCTCCTTCCTCCGCAAAGGCGCAGAGGCCAGCCTCGTTCCCGTAGCCGAACTTGTCCTCGGCAAGCGCCGCATTCTCGAGATCTACCTCAATGTCGTCGAATGGGGTCCCGGCATCTATGGCGCAGACTCTGCTTCGCGTTACTACTACAGGACACCGGCAAGGAATATCAGCCGGCAGCAAGGGGCACGGCTCGCCGCGATCCTGCCTGCTCCCCTCAAGCGACGGCCCGAACGCATGAACAGCTACAGCGCGATCATCCTAAGGCGCATGAGCCAGATGGGATGGTAA
- the yihA gene encoding ribosome biogenesis GTP-binding protein YihA/YsxC translates to MPLTPVFLLSATDVAHFPPDARTYGAPEIAFLGRSNVGKSSLINSLLGSKQAHTSSTPGRTRAINFFALHEGAGDKMKQKPSLIFADLPGYGYAKISKSISSEWPKFIEPYLADRDALALCICLVDTNIPPQPSDSQLIDYFKQTQRPYLVVGTKSDRLSNNALAKSVAALKREHGVDEILTVSAKTDAGTKALWQRLMSVTE, encoded by the coding sequence ATGCCGTTGACTCCAGTCTTTTTACTCTCCGCGACCGATGTCGCCCACTTCCCTCCCGACGCCAGGACCTACGGGGCGCCGGAGATAGCCTTCCTGGGCCGCTCGAACGTCGGCAAATCCTCGCTGATCAACTCGCTTCTGGGGTCGAAGCAGGCGCATACCTCGTCCACGCCCGGACGCACGCGGGCCATCAACTTCTTTGCCCTGCACGAAGGCGCAGGCGACAAGATGAAGCAGAAGCCCTCGCTGATCTTCGCCGACCTTCCGGGATATGGCTACGCCAAGATCTCGAAGTCGATCTCATCGGAGTGGCCCAAATTCATCGAGCCCTATCTCGCCGACCGCGACGCGCTGGCGCTCTGTATCTGCCTCGTGGATACGAACATTCCGCCGCAGCCCAGCGACTCGCAGCTCATCGACTACTTCAAGCAGACGCAGCGTCCCTATCTCGTCGTAGGAACCAAGTCGGACAGGCTCTCAAACAACGCATTGGCCAAATCGGTTGCCGCACTCAAACGGGAGCATGGCGTAGACGAGATTCTCACCGTCTCGGCCAAGACAGATGCCGGAACCAAAGCCTTATGGCAGCGGCTCATGAGCGTCACGGAGTAA
- a CDS encoding type II toxin-antitoxin system RelE/ParE family toxin — MIKSFKHAGLEKFFTTGSKAGIQPAHAKKLNLLLATLDDATMPSTMNVAGWAFHELKGDQAGRFSVKVNGNWRITFRFEGEDAIVVDYEDYH; from the coding sequence ATGATTAAGTCGTTCAAACACGCCGGGCTGGAGAAGTTCTTCACGACGGGTTCGAAGGCCGGAATCCAACCCGCCCATGCCAAAAAGCTAAATCTTTTGCTTGCGACCCTGGACGATGCGACGATGCCTTCCACGATGAATGTTGCAGGCTGGGCATTTCACGAACTGAAGGGAGATCAGGCCGGACGCTTCTCGGTCAAAGTCAATGGCAACTGGCGCATTACTTTCCGCTTCGAGGGCGAAGACGCTATCGTCGTCGACTACGAAGACTACCACTAA
- a CDS encoding HigA family addiction module antitoxin: protein MDMYNPPHPGAVIKDILENVPMTLAEFAAHIGVSRNSLSRVLNERAAVTPAMSIKIAEAFSQEQTDIWFKMQNKYDFWQAKQVRRKKVRPVPVDKAA, encoded by the coding sequence ATGGATATGTATAACCCGCCTCATCCCGGCGCTGTCATCAAGGACATCCTGGAAAATGTGCCCATGACCCTCGCCGAGTTCGCCGCCCACATCGGCGTCTCGCGCAACTCGCTCTCTCGTGTGCTCAATGAGCGTGCTGCCGTCACCCCGGCCATGTCGATCAAGATTGCCGAAGCCTTCAGCCAGGAACAGACCGACATCTGGTTCAAGATGCAGAACAAATACGACTTCTGGCAGGCAAAGCAGGTCAGGCGCAAGAAGGTTCGTCCGGTGCCTGTCGACAAGGCAGCGTAA
- a CDS encoding L-rhamnose mutarotase → MPRHCLALDLKNDETAIAEYKRYHVKIWPEVKKSLFDAGIVDMEIYLAGTRLFMIMDVGDNFSFSAKSAADAANAKVQEWEALMANFQQELPQSAPGQKWVVMEKVFDLASQ, encoded by the coding sequence ATGCCACGTCACTGTTTAGCCCTCGATCTCAAGAACGACGAGACCGCCATCGCGGAGTACAAGCGTTATCACGTCAAGATCTGGCCCGAGGTGAAGAAGAGTCTTTTCGATGCGGGAATCGTAGACATGGAGATCTATCTCGCCGGGACGCGGCTGTTCATGATCATGGACGTGGGCGACAACTTTTCGTTCTCAGCCAAGTCTGCCGCCGACGCTGCCAATGCCAAGGTGCAGGAGTGGGAGGCCCTCATGGCAAACTTCCAGCAGGAGCTGCCGCAGTCCGCTCCCGGACAGAAGTGGGTCGTCATGGAGAAGGTCTTCGATCTGGCCTCTCAATAG
- a CDS encoding SDR family NAD(P)-dependent oxidoreductase: MTDTFRLENKIALVTGGASGIGAATCRELARAGAHVLIADLNLVAAEALVAELPNAKAIAMDVTDSASIATAFAKIPQLDILVNNAGIGLVGDITRTSEEDFARVMRVNVNSVFLVTQAAFPLLLATRGSIVNIGSVAATVGVKQRFAYCASKGAVLAMTRQIAVDYPKELRINCIAPGTVQTPFVEGYLEKYHAHEKEKVRAELVARQPIGRLGTPEDIASLVRYLCSREAEFINGALIPIDGGWTAA; encoded by the coding sequence ATGACAGACACTTTTCGCCTGGAAAATAAAATCGCTCTCGTCACCGGTGGGGCCAGCGGCATCGGCGCTGCAACCTGCCGCGAATTGGCCCGCGCCGGCGCGCATGTTCTTATCGCCGACCTCAACCTCGTCGCAGCCGAGGCGCTGGTGGCTGAACTGCCGAACGCAAAGGCGATTGCGATGGACGTCACGGACTCCGCATCGATCGCTACTGCCTTCGCGAAGATCCCTCAGCTCGACATTCTCGTGAACAATGCGGGAATCGGCCTGGTCGGCGATATCACCCGCACCTCGGAGGAAGACTTTGCCCGTGTGATGCGGGTGAATGTGAACAGCGTCTTCCTGGTGACGCAGGCGGCCTTTCCGCTGCTGCTGGCGACACGCGGCAGCATCGTCAACATTGGCTCGGTGGCGGCGACAGTGGGTGTGAAGCAGCGCTTTGCCTACTGTGCCAGCAAGGGAGCTGTGCTGGCGATGACTCGCCAGATTGCGGTGGACTATCCCAAGGAGCTGCGCATTAACTGCATCGCTCCCGGCACCGTGCAGACACCATTTGTCGAAGGCTACCTCGAGAAGTACCACGCGCACGAGAAAGAGAAGGTCCGCGCCGAGCTGGTTGCTCGTCAGCCCATTGGACGGTTGGGTACGCCCGAGGACATTGCCTCGCTGGTGCGCTATCTCTGTTCGCGCGAGGCCGAGTTCATTAACGGAGCGCTGATCCCGATTGACGGCGGCTGGACGGCTGCCTGA
- a CDS encoding enolase C-terminal domain-like protein → MNDILITAVRVIDLRFPTSRENIGSDAVNKDPDYSAAYCIIETNAGLEGHGLSFTLGRGTDLVVQAAEYLSRYAINRTLASITDDFRAFARQLTDDTQFRWLGPEKGVIQLAAAALINAIWDLYARAEKKPLWQLLSEMEPAQLIKAIDFRYIDDAISPEEALDLLTERRKGQAERLALLREKGYPAYTTSAGWFGYSEEKIRRLSKEALADGWTYFKLKVGGDAADDLRRGHIVREEIGWTNKLMVDANQKWGIAEAISRTRQLAELKPWWMEEPTNPDDILGHARIRREVPEVRIATGEHVHNRIMFKQLLQAQAIDVLQLDSCRVAGVNENLAIILMAAKFDVPVCPHAGGVGLCEYVQHLSAFDFLSVSTTLKDRVIEFVDHLHEHFVDPVRIKDGHYLLPQQPGYSIEIRKESLTRFAYPHGEAWSATK, encoded by the coding sequence TTGAACGATATTCTTATCACCGCAGTTCGTGTTATCGATCTCCGCTTCCCGACCTCGCGCGAAAACATCGGCTCAGACGCCGTTAATAAAGACCCGGACTACTCGGCTGCCTATTGCATCATCGAGACGAATGCCGGGCTCGAGGGCCACGGTCTCTCGTTTACGCTGGGGCGTGGCACCGACCTTGTCGTGCAGGCGGCGGAATATCTGTCGCGCTATGCGATCAACCGCACGCTGGCCTCGATTACCGACGACTTTCGTGCGTTTGCGCGTCAGCTTACCGACGATACGCAGTTCCGCTGGCTGGGGCCGGAGAAGGGCGTCATTCAACTGGCCGCTGCTGCCCTGATCAACGCGATCTGGGACCTGTACGCTCGCGCCGAGAAGAAGCCGTTGTGGCAACTGCTCTCGGAGATGGAACCGGCGCAACTGATCAAGGCGATTGACTTTCGCTATATTGACGATGCGATCTCGCCGGAGGAGGCGCTCGATCTGCTTACGGAGCGCCGCAAGGGGCAGGCCGAGCGGCTGGCGCTGCTTCGCGAGAAGGGCTACCCGGCCTATACCACTTCGGCGGGGTGGTTCGGCTATAGCGAAGAGAAGATCCGCAGGCTCTCGAAGGAGGCGCTGGCCGATGGCTGGACGTACTTCAAGCTCAAGGTAGGCGGAGACGCGGCGGACGATCTTCGCCGCGGCCATATCGTGCGCGAGGAGATTGGCTGGACGAACAAGCTGATGGTCGACGCCAACCAGAAGTGGGGCATCGCCGAGGCGATCAGCCGTACGCGTCAACTGGCTGAGCTAAAGCCCTGGTGGATGGAGGAGCCGACCAATCCTGACGACATTCTTGGCCATGCGCGCATTCGCCGCGAGGTGCCCGAGGTGCGCATCGCAACCGGTGAGCACGTTCACAACCGCATCATGTTCAAGCAGTTGCTTCAGGCGCAGGCGATCGACGTGCTGCAGTTGGACAGTTGCCGAGTTGCCGGGGTGAATGAGAACCTTGCCATTATCCTTATGGCGGCCAAATTCGACGTTCCAGTCTGTCCTCATGCCGGGGGCGTCGGTCTGTGCGAGTATGTGCAGCATCTGTCCGCCTTCGACTTTCTCAGCGTTTCGACTACGCTTAAAGACCGTGTGATCGAGTTTGTCGATCACCTGCATGAGCACTTTGTCGATCCTGTCCGCATCAAAGATGGACACTATCTTCTGCCGCAGCAGCCCGGTTACAGCATCGAGATTCGCAAAGAATCCCTAACCCGTTTCGCCTATCCGCATGGCGAAGCCTGGAGCGCCACCAAGTGA
- a CDS encoding fumarylacetoacetate hydrolase family protein: MKFVTFSSKAESTNAQSRTLGESVPAELLNCGVPTPGLLVTGKNGEQEVANLSSLGYRSVRNIIEAGPDALDRVRKIESSAPRIPLARVTLHAPIPRPPRVFAIGLNYQKHADESKMAVQKVPTVFLKLTSSIVGPDALVILPKISTQPDYEAEFAVVIGKRGYQIAEKDWQQHVFGYTIVNDVSARDIQLATSQWTLGKSFPTFTPMGPAIVTADEIADPHALDISLTIDGETLQSSNTSDLIFKIPALIAHLSSLTPLEAGDIISTGTPEGVGLGRKPQRWLKPDEEMVISVEKIGQLRNRTIAE; this comes from the coding sequence GTGAAATTTGTCACGTTTTCGTCCAAAGCTGAATCTACGAACGCGCAGTCCAGAACCCTTGGCGAATCTGTTCCAGCCGAGTTGCTCAACTGCGGCGTTCCTACGCCGGGGCTGCTCGTCACCGGCAAGAACGGCGAGCAGGAGGTAGCGAACCTCTCGTCGCTGGGCTACCGCTCGGTGCGCAATATTATTGAAGCCGGTCCTGATGCTCTCGACAGGGTTCGCAAGATCGAGTCCAGCGCGCCGCGGATTCCGCTTGCGCGGGTTACGCTGCATGCGCCGATTCCGCGTCCGCCGCGCGTCTTTGCAATTGGCCTGAACTACCAGAAGCATGCCGATGAGTCGAAGATGGCGGTACAGAAGGTGCCGACCGTCTTTTTGAAGCTCACCAGCTCTATTGTTGGCCCGGACGCGCTGGTGATCCTTCCCAAGATCAGCACGCAGCCTGACTATGAGGCGGAGTTCGCGGTCGTGATCGGCAAGCGCGGCTACCAGATTGCGGAGAAGGATTGGCAACAGCACGTCTTCGGCTACACCATCGTTAACGATGTCAGCGCTCGCGACATTCAGCTCGCCACAAGTCAGTGGACGCTCGGCAAATCGTTCCCAACGTTTACGCCGATGGGGCCTGCGATTGTCACCGCTGATGAGATTGCTGATCCGCATGCGCTGGACATTTCGCTGACCATTGATGGCGAGACGTTGCAGAGCTCCAACACGAGCGACCTGATCTTCAAGATTCCTGCGCTGATCGCACACCTCTCGAGCCTGACCCCGCTTGAGGCTGGAGACATTATCAGCACGGGAACGCCTGAGGGCGTGGGTCTTGGCCGCAAGCCGCAGCGCTGGCTCAAGCCGGACGAGGAGATGGTCATCTCGGTCGAGAAGATTGGGCAGCTCCGCAACCGCACGATTGCGGAGTAG
- a CDS encoding nuclear transport factor 2 family protein, giving the protein MKKLPQWKKLGLFLCVLPLLAAPVAGVAQAKPEKSAPTADSLFQTVSALDTKLFDAYNHCDLDTLGAMIADDLEFYHDKTGLSVGKQVFLDAIKNNICGKVHRTLVPGTLEVYPLNGYGAVEIGIHRFTHPGIDDDLGEAKFITIWQNKDGSWKITRAISYDHEPVRK; this is encoded by the coding sequence ATGAAGAAGCTACCCCAGTGGAAAAAGTTAGGGCTCTTTCTCTGCGTCCTGCCATTGCTGGCTGCACCGGTGGCAGGCGTAGCACAAGCTAAGCCCGAAAAAAGCGCGCCAACTGCGGATTCGCTCTTTCAGACCGTATCCGCTCTCGACACCAAGCTCTTCGACGCCTACAACCATTGCGATCTCGATACCTTGGGTGCAATGATCGCCGACGATCTGGAGTTCTATCACGATAAGACCGGATTATCCGTAGGCAAGCAGGTCTTTCTCGATGCGATTAAGAACAATATCTGCGGCAAGGTGCATCGCACCTTAGTTCCGGGCACGCTCGAGGTCTATCCCCTAAACGGATACGGCGCGGTAGAGATTGGCATTCATCGCTTCACTCATCCGGGGATTGATGATGACCTCGGCGAGGCGAAGTTCATCACCATCTGGCAGAACAAAGACGGCTCGTGGAAGATAACGCGTGCGATCAGCTACGACCACGAGCCTGTCCGGAAATAA
- a CDS encoding NHL domain-containing protein encodes MRQQSISQPSRRLPVLLWAMLLLFPLASFGLGQTRATAVPLILPSAVAYDAAGNLYIAETGNHVIRKVDTAGNITTIAGTGTQGFGGDGGPATAALLDSPQGLALGGSSLYIADTHNHRIRRLDLGTGTITTVAGTTAGFSGDNGPAVAAQLNLPTALALGTNNSLYIADTQNHRVRKVNLTTGTITTIAGNGRQGFSGDGGLAVSAAIDSPAGLAVDEEQNVYLADTHNHRVRRVDAATGLITTIAGSAAGFSGDNGPATAATLTLPHGLSIDGAGNIYLADTANHRIRRIDAVTGTMTTIAGNGTQNFSGDNNPATVANLDSPRAAEATDAGFVTLADTANQRVRQVDTQSPPEIHTIAGLSATAVSALTLTAPAAILYGSGELTATLASAAATGSITFTLLDPATANGATLETTPVAASTATFDTSALSVGSYSVLASYSGDEPSSQSQPLSFSIVPRPLVATPDPITLLYGQPIPTLTGTLSGDLPQDDANLTATFTAPVTTFAPVASYPITATLGGTAAKNYSFTAVPASVTIAPAPTIATLVPSATSVATGVPLTLTAAAVPTTAGSPTGTIMVKDGTATLFTATNPATYTTSTLAPGMHTLTTFYAGDRNFIASASNSLQITVVAAPPNAADFSFTSAGSASQTIPAGGTANFNFTMQIAGAALSSPITLAASGLPPLATASFNPAYLPPGATPASFTMTVSMPQTTTALDSSFEGPLMGLLLFPLAGLALRRRVRRSFASFVACAVIVSGLAFCCGCGDRMNTGGDSSTNPPTSYTITVTGTATTAAGGTIQRSTTVNLLVESAG; translated from the coding sequence ATGCGTCAGCAGAGCATCTCGCAGCCATCGCGCCGCCTCCCCGTCTTGCTATGGGCGATGCTACTGTTATTTCCTTTGGCTTCATTTGGGCTTGGCCAGACCCGGGCGACGGCGGTTCCGCTCATTCTGCCGTCGGCTGTCGCTTACGACGCTGCGGGCAATCTCTATATCGCGGAGACCGGCAACCATGTCATTCGCAAGGTGGATACCGCAGGGAACATCACAACGATTGCCGGAACTGGAACGCAGGGGTTTGGTGGAGATGGTGGCCCGGCTACCGCTGCGCTGCTGGACTCGCCGCAGGGCCTCGCGCTTGGCGGCAGCAGCCTCTATATCGCTGATACGCACAACCATCGCATACGCAGGCTCGACCTTGGTACAGGAACGATCACTACTGTTGCGGGGACGACGGCGGGGTTCAGCGGCGACAATGGCCCGGCCGTCGCAGCGCAACTGAACCTGCCAACTGCCCTGGCGCTTGGCACCAACAACAGCCTTTATATTGCGGATACGCAGAACCATCGCGTCCGCAAAGTTAATCTGACGACCGGTACGATCACGACGATTGCCGGTAACGGCAGACAGGGCTTTAGCGGTGACGGCGGTCTGGCGGTGAGCGCTGCGATTGATTCTCCCGCGGGGCTGGCTGTGGATGAAGAACAGAACGTCTATTTGGCTGACACGCACAATCATCGGGTGCGAAGGGTCGATGCTGCTACCGGCCTGATCACTACCATTGCCGGTAGCGCCGCGGGCTTTAGCGGCGATAACGGACCGGCCACGGCTGCGACGCTGACGCTTCCGCATGGTCTCAGCATCGACGGCGCAGGGAACATCTATCTTGCTGACACGGCCAACCATCGCATCCGTCGCATCGACGCCGTTACCGGCACGATGACGACCATTGCCGGTAACGGCACGCAGAACTTCAGCGGCGATAACAATCCTGCGACGGTGGCCAATCTCGACTCTCCGAGAGCGGCCGAGGCGACTGACGCGGGTTTCGTTACCCTGGCCGATACCGCGAATCAACGCGTGAGACAGGTCGATACGCAGTCTCCCCCTGAGATTCATACGATTGCGGGACTCTCCGCGACAGCAGTGAGCGCGCTGACACTTACAGCGCCAGCCGCGATCCTCTACGGCAGCGGAGAACTGACGGCCACGCTTGCGTCGGCCGCTGCAACCGGCTCCATCACCTTTACGCTGCTCGATCCGGCTACGGCTAATGGCGCCACGCTTGAGACGACGCCGGTTGCTGCCAGCACTGCTACCTTCGATACGAGTGCGCTCTCCGTCGGTAGCTACAGCGTGCTCGCTTCTTATAGCGGAGACGAGCCCTCGTCCCAGAGCCAGCCGCTTAGCTTCAGCATTGTGCCGCGTCCGCTGGTCGCCACGCCCGATCCCATTACGCTGCTCTACGGGCAACCCATCCCTACGCTGACGGGGACGCTGAGCGGCGATCTGCCCCAGGACGACGCCAACCTTACAGCTACATTTACCGCGCCGGTCACAACGTTTGCGCCGGTCGCGAGCTATCCGATTACTGCTACGCTCGGTGGCACGGCGGCGAAGAACTACAGCTTCACTGCGGTGCCTGCCAGCGTAACGATTGCTCCGGCCCCTACCATCGCTACGCTTGTGCCGTCGGCTACATCGGTTGCGACAGGAGTGCCGCTGACGCTTACCGCTGCTGCTGTGCCGACCACTGCCGGAAGCCCTACGGGCACGATCATGGTCAAGGACGGAACAGCTACGCTTTTTACAGCGACCAATCCTGCGACCTACACCACCAGCACGCTTGCTCCCGGCATGCATACGCTTACCACGTTTTATGCGGGCGACCGGAACTTTATCGCCAGCGCCTCGAACTCGCTGCAGATCACTGTGGTGGCCGCGCCTCCGAACGCTGCAGACTTCAGCTTCACGTCTGCCGGGTCGGCATCGCAGACCATTCCTGCGGGTGGCACGGCCAACTTCAACTTCACGATGCAGATTGCGGGTGCGGCGCTATCGAGCCCGATTACGCTTGCCGCCAGCGGTCTTCCTCCATTGGCGACAGCGTCGTTCAATCCGGCGTATCTGCCGCCAGGCGCGACTCCGGCCAGCTTTACCATGACGGTCAGCATGCCGCAGACAACTACGGCGCTTGACAGTAGTTTTGAAGGCCCACTGATGGGGCTGTTGCTCTTTCCCTTGGCAGGATTGGCGTTACGCAGGCGAGTTCGCCGCAGCTTTGCGAGCTTTGTCGCGTGCGCGGTCATCGTTAGCGGCCTTGCCTTCTGCTGCGGCTGTGGAGACAGGATGAATACCGGAGGAGACAGCTCCACCAATCCGCCGACGTCCTACACCATTACAGTGACGGGAACGGCGACGACTGCTGCAGGAGGCACGATTCAGCGCTCGACCACGGTTAATCTGCTGGTAGAGTCTGCCGGCTAG